From one Paenibacillus sp. FSL K6-1330 genomic stretch:
- a CDS encoding tagaturonate reductase — MDANTDRSRALKLIGRDFLQLQQQNHLDMLNYPVKVLQIGEGNFLRGFFDWMIYECNRQGLFQGSVAVSQPRPGGRRKLEQLREQEGIYGLLTRGIQDGRKIEEERWIPVFSKIIDPYAEWENFLRIAELDSLEIVVSNTTEAGLDYQLSDWNPSEPPMSFPAKLTMLLYRRYECYEGSPDKGLLILPCELLERNGDILRSIVLRHAEDWGLSPSFQSWIEECNLFLNSLVDRIVTGYPEEAERYFDQWGYEDRLLNTAEPYYFWAIEGDSSLESRLPLQSAGLQARWVPDLTPYQVRKVRILNGTHTLMASIGLLHGFTEVKEIAESTEWGKDIRDAMLQEIVPLVPLPLEEVTAYAISVWERFRNPFLRHKLQDIAMNSISKFKVRLLPSLKEYVSSHNTLPSLMTRGLASLIRLYHAKSVEGQWYGTCLDGKQMLLRDDPDSLMTFYQAWQKVEDGEWSIRQLVASILGNQALWGEDLNRISHLHEVVSSYIEEMELIET, encoded by the coding sequence ATGGATGCAAACACAGACCGTAGCCGAGCGCTGAAGTTGATAGGACGGGATTTTTTACAATTACAACAGCAGAACCACTTGGACATGTTGAATTACCCTGTTAAGGTGCTTCAAATCGGCGAGGGCAACTTTCTTAGAGGGTTCTTCGATTGGATGATCTATGAATGCAACCGGCAGGGGTTATTTCAAGGGAGCGTTGCCGTCAGTCAGCCAAGACCAGGGGGACGACGCAAGCTGGAGCAGCTTCGAGAGCAGGAAGGGATTTACGGTTTGCTGACCCGAGGTATCCAGGATGGACGGAAGATAGAAGAAGAACGGTGGATCCCGGTGTTCTCAAAGATCATAGATCCTTATGCGGAATGGGAGAATTTCTTAAGGATCGCCGAGCTGGATTCCCTGGAGATCGTAGTCTCCAATACAACGGAAGCTGGTCTCGATTATCAGCTCAGTGACTGGAATCCGTCGGAACCACCGATGTCATTCCCCGCAAAGCTGACTATGCTTTTATATCGGCGTTATGAGTGTTATGAAGGCTCGCCGGACAAGGGCCTGTTGATCCTCCCATGCGAGCTGCTGGAACGAAACGGGGACATCTTGCGCTCGATTGTGCTGCGGCATGCAGAGGATTGGGGCCTTTCGCCGTCTTTTCAGAGCTGGATCGAGGAGTGCAACCTGTTTCTGAACTCACTTGTGGACCGGATCGTAACCGGTTATCCGGAAGAGGCTGAGCGCTATTTTGACCAATGGGGTTATGAAGACCGATTGTTGAACACGGCTGAGCCCTATTATTTCTGGGCTATTGAGGGCGACTCGTCATTGGAGTCCAGGCTGCCCCTGCAGTCAGCGGGTCTCCAGGCAAGATGGGTACCCGATCTGACCCCGTATCAAGTGAGAAAGGTAAGAATATTGAATGGAACGCATACGCTGATGGCTTCCATCGGTTTGCTTCATGGTTTCACTGAAGTGAAAGAGATCGCAGAAAGCACGGAATGGGGAAAAGACATTCGCGACGCAATGCTGCAAGAGATCGTCCCCTTGGTGCCTCTCCCGTTGGAAGAGGTTACGGCATATGCCATATCTGTATGGGAGCGATTCCGCAATCCCTTTCTTCGGCACAAGCTCCAGGATATTGCCATGAACAGCATCTCCAAGTTCAAGGTGAGGCTTTTGCCAAGCTTAAAGGAATATGTCAGTTCGCACAACACGCTCCCAAGCCTCATGACTCGGGGATTGGCCTCCTTGATCCGTCTGTATCATGCCAAATCGGTCGAGGGGCAGTGGTACGGAACGTGTCTTGACGGTAAACAGATGCTGTTAAGAGATGATCCGGACAGCCTGATGACATTTTACCAAGCGTGGCAAAAGGTAGAAGACGGGGAATGGAGTATACGTCAGCTTGTGGCATCCATTCTTGGCAATCAGGCTTTATGGGGCGAGGATTTGAACCGGATATCCCATCTTCATGAAGTTGTAAGCAGCTATATCGAAGAAATGGAGCTGATCGAGACATGA
- a CDS encoding pitrilysin family protein produces MTKTEFEHGMAGGIRIHVLPTNRFKTFAISLYAGSPLAEETVTSTALTPFVLRRGTVSYPETRAFREQLEQLYGAGFGFDVYKRGDYQIVHFRMDTINDSFVKSPESLLRSSFAFLGEAFTQPVLENGAFRKSYVQTERDTVRKKLESIVNDKIRYAAERCIEVMCKNEPYRLHPLGERKDLDGITPEGLYESYQNWLNESVLDLYVVGDTSLDEVKKLVEEHFKLNRTGSKDYVPSTTRTVASETQTVVEKLDINQGKLNMGLRSTITYGDDEYAAALMYNGILGSYPHSKLFVNVREKESLAYYASSRYDGHKGIATIQSGIEVQNFEKAVQIIRQQLDDMAKGAITDIEMTQTKAMIRNVIKEMQDSAFEMIAYDFNRTLSGRERTPDELLQQVEGITVDDVKQAAAAFSLDTIYFLKGQKEE; encoded by the coding sequence TTGACGAAAACGGAATTTGAACACGGTATGGCCGGAGGAATACGAATTCACGTGTTGCCGACCAACCGATTCAAGACATTTGCGATATCGCTTTACGCCGGAAGTCCATTAGCAGAAGAAACCGTGACCTCGACCGCGCTTACACCTTTTGTGCTGCGCAGAGGAACTGTTTCATACCCGGAAACAAGAGCATTCCGAGAGCAGTTGGAGCAGTTATATGGCGCCGGATTTGGATTTGACGTGTATAAGCGTGGCGATTATCAGATCGTACACTTTCGCATGGATACGATCAATGACTCTTTTGTTAAGAGTCCGGAGAGCCTGCTGCGCTCTTCATTTGCTTTTTTGGGTGAAGCTTTCACCCAGCCTGTGCTAGAGAATGGCGCATTCCGCAAATCTTATGTACAGACCGAGCGTGATACGGTCCGCAAGAAGCTGGAGTCCATCGTCAATGATAAGATTCGTTACGCCGCGGAACGCTGCATTGAGGTCATGTGCAAGAACGAACCGTATCGATTGCATCCGTTAGGAGAACGGAAGGATCTTGACGGTATCACGCCGGAAGGCTTGTATGAGTCCTATCAGAATTGGCTTAATGAATCTGTTCTTGATCTGTATGTAGTTGGCGATACAAGTTTGGATGAGGTGAAGAAGCTCGTAGAGGAGCATTTTAAACTGAACCGAACCGGAAGTAAGGATTATGTCCCTTCCACCACACGAACGGTCGCGAGCGAGACGCAGACGGTTGTGGAGAAGCTGGACATTAATCAAGGCAAGCTCAACATGGGCCTGAGAAGCACGATTACTTACGGCGATGATGAGTATGCCGCTGCGCTCATGTATAACGGGATTTTGGGAAGTTACCCGCATTCAAAGCTATTCGTTAACGTGAGGGAGAAGGAAAGTCTGGCGTATTACGCGTCGTCCCGATATGACGGTCATAAAGGGATTGCTACCATTCAGTCCGGCATCGAAGTTCAAAATTTCGAGAAAGCCGTCCAAATTATTCGCCAGCAGCTTGATGACATGGCTAAGGGTGCCATTACGGATATCGAAATGACCCAAACGAAAGCGATGATTCGCAACGTAATTAAGGAAATGCAGGATTCGGCCTTTGAGATGATTGCCTATGACTTCAACCGAACGCTGTCAGGCCGGGAACGTACGCCGGATGAGCTGCTGCAGCAGGTGGAAGGCATTACAGTGGATGATGTGAAGCAGGCGGCTGCGGCATTTTCGCTGGATACGATCTATTTCCTGAAAGGTCAAAAGGAGGAATAG
- a CDS encoding glycoside hydrolase family 88 protein yields the protein MSNPIQQQGPLTLSPLQLGTKACQSIMGTYSPEQLPPAGRWHYHQGVFLVGMSQLWKFSGESKFLDYVKGYVDHLVDSNGNLLLERGELDSVQAGQLLMELDAVCPEHRYRAAADKLLCLLSTLNRTTDGGYWHKDRYPYQMWLDGLYMGGVFTMKYAQQYNEPHLFDEVLFQERLMRSHTKDQATGLFYHAWDESRTMPWADPVSGQSPEFWGRALGWYALSIVEFLDLLPEDHPAREELAVVLRELSEALVRYQDPLTGLWYQVIDKGGREDNWLETSCSSLFIYTLAKGIRLGYLDSSLISHARHGYTGLAQSVYMNDQGHLVMPKICIGTGVGDYKHYVERQQCENDLHGVGALVMACVELGRTSE from the coding sequence ATGTCCAATCCTATTCAGCAGCAAGGACCGTTAACCTTATCACCCCTACAACTTGGCACCAAGGCTTGTCAATCGATCATGGGAACGTATTCGCCGGAGCAGCTGCCGCCTGCAGGGCGGTGGCATTACCACCAGGGCGTATTTCTGGTTGGCATGTCACAATTGTGGAAATTTAGCGGTGAGTCAAAGTTTTTGGATTACGTAAAGGGTTATGTCGATCATCTGGTGGACTCCAACGGGAATCTGCTGCTGGAGCGGGGGGAGCTGGATTCCGTTCAAGCGGGCCAACTCCTGATGGAGCTGGATGCTGTATGTCCCGAACATCGGTACAGGGCTGCCGCAGATAAACTGCTCTGTCTGTTATCTACGCTGAATCGGACCACGGATGGAGGATACTGGCATAAGGATCGCTATCCTTACCAGATGTGGCTGGACGGCTTGTATATGGGTGGCGTGTTCACGATGAAATATGCGCAGCAGTATAACGAGCCGCATTTATTTGACGAGGTGCTGTTCCAGGAGAGGCTGATGCGTTCCCATACCAAGGATCAGGCAACCGGGTTATTTTATCATGCTTGGGACGAGAGCAGAACGATGCCCTGGGCAGATCCGGTTAGCGGACAATCCCCGGAATTTTGGGGACGCGCGTTAGGCTGGTACGCGCTGTCGATCGTGGAATTCCTTGATTTACTGCCTGAGGATCATCCGGCGAGGGAAGAACTGGCTGTCGTGCTCCGCGAATTAAGTGAGGCGCTGGTGCGTTATCAGGATCCACTGACCGGGCTGTGGTATCAGGTTATAGATAAAGGGGGCCGGGAGGACAATTGGCTGGAAACCTCATGCTCCAGTCTCTTCATATATACCTTAGCCAAAGGAATCCGTCTCGGTTACCTGGATTCTTCCCTGATCTCGCACGCAAGACACGGATATACTGGCCTGGCCCAATCCGTATATATGAATGATCAGGGGCATCTGGTTATGCCTAAAATCTGCATCGGCACAGGTGTCGGCGATTATAAGCACTATGTGGAAAGGCAGCAATGCGAGAATGATCTTCATGGGGTCGGAGCGTTGGTCATGGCGTGTGTAGAACTTGGCAGAACATCTGAATAA
- the uxaC gene encoding glucuronate isomerase, translating into MRSFMDEHFLLNNETARTLYHDYAKDMPIIDYHCHLSPKMIYDNHRFENLTEAWINGDHYKWRAMRAAGVEEAYITSGPGVSDYDRFLAWTRTVPMTIGNPLFHWSHLELQRLFGIKDIIHEQNAPQIWEAANKRLQEHDLTTRGLIVSSRVKVVCTTDDPTDNLDYHIKLAEEGDTGFQMLPSFRPDKGLEINRETFLPWVKLLADRSRMEITDYSVFLKALEQRAKFFHSVGGRVSDHALDYVPYQEVTEKQAADIFLKALKGERVSRQEEEQFKTYTLLYLGQIYAKLGWVMQFHINAQRNNNTRMFRELGPDTGYDSIHDSSIAVPLVKLMDRLDQERALPRTILYSLNPSDNDILAALIGSFQGDGIPGKIQFGSAWWFNDTKDGMVDQMSKLGNMGLLSRFVGMLTDSRSFLSYTRHEYFRRILCNLLGEWVTRGEAPDDLLWLGGIVQDICYNNAESYFRFGGMEGR; encoded by the coding sequence ATGAGATCTTTTATGGATGAACATTTTTTGCTCAATAACGAGACTGCGCGTACCTTATACCACGATTATGCAAAAGACATGCCAATCATCGACTACCACTGTCATCTGAGTCCAAAAATGATCTATGACAATCACCGGTTTGAGAACTTGACCGAAGCGTGGATTAACGGCGATCACTATAAATGGCGGGCAATGCGAGCCGCTGGAGTGGAAGAGGCATATATCACGAGCGGCCCGGGAGTGAGCGATTATGACCGCTTCTTGGCTTGGACGCGCACCGTTCCGATGACGATCGGCAATCCGTTATTCCATTGGTCTCATCTGGAGCTGCAAAGACTGTTTGGCATTAAGGATATTATTCATGAACAGAATGCTCCGCAGATATGGGAAGCGGCGAACAAGCGACTGCAGGAACATGATTTGACAACCCGGGGATTGATCGTTTCAAGCCGTGTGAAAGTCGTCTGTACGACAGATGATCCGACGGATAACCTGGATTATCATATCAAGTTGGCGGAGGAAGGCGATACCGGATTTCAGATGCTCCCCTCATTCCGTCCGGATAAGGGACTGGAGATTAACCGGGAGACGTTCCTGCCCTGGGTGAAGTTGTTGGCGGACCGAAGCCGGATGGAGATTACGGATTATTCGGTATTTCTGAAGGCACTTGAGCAGCGGGCTAAGTTTTTCCATTCGGTTGGCGGCCGGGTATCCGATCATGCGCTGGATTATGTGCCCTATCAAGAGGTTACGGAGAAGCAAGCGGCTGACATATTCCTGAAAGCGCTTAAAGGGGAGCGGGTTTCCCGTCAGGAGGAGGAACAATTCAAAACGTATACGCTGCTTTATCTCGGCCAAATCTACGCAAAACTTGGCTGGGTCATGCAATTTCATATTAATGCCCAGCGCAACAATAACACCCGGATGTTCCGAGAGTTGGGCCCGGATACCGGTTATGATTCGATTCACGACAGTTCAATTGCGGTACCGCTCGTGAAGCTGATGGATCGGCTTGATCAAGAGCGGGCACTTCCGAGAACGATTCTCTATTCACTTAACCCAAGCGATAACGATATTCTCGCAGCACTGATCGGCAGTTTTCAAGGCGACGGCATTCCGGGTAAAATTCAGTTCGGATCCGCGTGGTGGTTCAACGATACCAAGGACGGTATGGTCGACCAGATGAGCAAACTAGGCAATATGGGGCTGTTAAGCCGCTTTGTCGGCATGCTGACCGACTCCAGAAGTTTCTTATCCTATACCCGGCATGAGTATTTCCGGCGGATTCTGTGCAATCTCCTCGGAGAGTGGGTTACACGGGGAGAAGCGCCGGATGATCTTCTATGGCTCGGGGGAATTGTACAGGATATTTGTTACAACAACGCAGAGAGTTATTTCCGATTTGGCGGGATGGAAGGGAGATAG
- the sleB gene encoding spore cortex-lytic enzyme: MKNSRIWILISIAILLSAVVFAQGGLKADHSNLQEALPTFSQQTIKFGSTGEDVYELQGRLKYLGFYHGKIDSVFGSKTQGSVKWFQSEFGMKVDGIVGPKVKLKLYNATKDFRPTAPKLHEGGGGAAAGAGGGTSNKEGGNNNLASSNTMGLSDNDLRIMANAVYGEARGEPFEGQVAVAAVILNRVKSPSFPNSPHGVIFEPRAFTAVADGQIWLEPNEQARKAVEQALNGWDPTGGCLYYFNPKTATSPWIWTRPQVKTIGQHIFCM; this comes from the coding sequence ATGAAAAACTCAAGAATCTGGATTCTGATCAGCATTGCGATCCTGTTATCTGCCGTTGTCTTCGCTCAGGGAGGCCTTAAAGCAGATCATTCAAATCTTCAGGAAGCTTTGCCAACCTTTAGCCAGCAGACCATCAAATTTGGTTCTACCGGCGAAGATGTGTATGAGCTGCAAGGCCGTCTGAAATACCTGGGCTTTTATCATGGCAAAATCGATAGCGTATTCGGTTCCAAAACCCAAGGATCCGTTAAATGGTTCCAATCGGAGTTTGGCATGAAGGTTGACGGTATCGTAGGTCCGAAGGTCAAGCTTAAACTGTATAATGCAACCAAGGATTTCCGTCCGACCGCTCCGAAGCTTCATGAAGGTGGGGGCGGAGCAGCGGCCGGTGCGGGCGGCGGTACCTCCAACAAGGAAGGCGGCAATAACAACTTAGCCTCTTCGAATACCATGGGACTTTCAGACAATGATTTAAGGATCATGGCGAATGCCGTTTATGGTGAAGCGCGCGGAGAACCGTTCGAAGGCCAGGTTGCCGTAGCGGCGGTTATTCTCAATCGAGTGAAATCTCCAAGCTTCCCTAACTCGCCGCATGGGGTTATATTTGAGCCGAGAGCCTTTACCGCTGTAGCTGACGGTCAAATATGGCTTGAGCCGAACGAGCAGGCGCGGAAAGCCGTAGAGCAGGCGCTAAATGGCTGGGATCCGACAGGGGGCTGTCTGTATTACTTTAATCCGAAAACAGCGACCTCGCCATGGATATGGACCCGCCCTCAAGTCAAAACCATCGGTCAACATATCTTCTGTATGTAA
- a CDS encoding altronate dehydratase family protein: MSDIVILHNKDDVGIALRPLSAGEHAIGFLNGKEHAIEVTESVPKGHKVALRLIEPGSHVLKFGYSIGLAKEVILPGRWIHTHNLKTGLSGEVEYQYNPSAKAVPQDSPTVMESSMFQGYIRSSGEVGIRNEIWIINTVGCINKTCELLARMAGQQFQGRGIDGVYHFPHPYGCSQLGDDLSHTQRLLSSLAQHGNAAGVLIIGLGCENNQIDQMQAMIGEQDGKRIKYMRAQDMEDELEEGMSLISELVEYAETFKRTEVPLSKLKVGLKCGGSDGLSGITANPLAGRIADTITAHGGTALLTEVPEMFGAETILMDRAADEQVFKDITVLINNFKQYFVSHGQEIYENPSPGNKDGGITTLEEKSLGCTQKGGNATVTDVLRYGVRSTKPGLNLIEAPGNDLVSVTALAAAGAHLVLFTTGRGTPFGGPVPTIKIATNSELAARKKHWIDFNAGALLEGKSMEDLHEELMNRMVQLASGVEQTRNERNGFREISIFKDGVIL; encoded by the coding sequence ATGAGCGACATCGTCATACTTCACAACAAGGATGATGTAGGCATCGCGCTTCGTCCTTTGTCAGCAGGAGAACATGCCATCGGGTTTCTGAACGGGAAGGAGCATGCGATCGAGGTAACCGAGAGCGTGCCAAAAGGTCACAAGGTGGCTCTTCGATTGATAGAGCCGGGCAGCCATGTTTTAAAATTCGGTTATTCGATCGGACTGGCGAAGGAAGTCATTTTGCCGGGACGATGGATCCATACTCACAATTTGAAAACCGGACTATCCGGTGAAGTGGAGTACCAGTATAATCCTAGTGCAAAAGCAGTGCCTCAAGATTCACCAACTGTTATGGAATCCTCGATGTTCCAAGGGTATATCAGATCAAGCGGTGAGGTTGGGATCCGAAACGAAATTTGGATCATCAACACCGTCGGCTGCATTAACAAAACCTGCGAGCTGTTAGCGCGTATGGCTGGCCAGCAGTTTCAAGGGAGAGGCATTGATGGAGTTTATCACTTCCCGCATCCCTACGGCTGCTCGCAGCTTGGAGATGATCTAAGCCATACCCAGCGTCTGCTCTCGTCCCTGGCCCAGCATGGCAATGCGGCAGGCGTGCTTATTATCGGGCTCGGCTGCGAGAATAATCAGATCGATCAAATGCAGGCCATGATTGGCGAGCAGGACGGAAAACGGATCAAGTATATGCGTGCTCAGGATATGGAGGATGAATTGGAGGAGGGCATGTCCCTCATATCCGAGCTTGTGGAATATGCCGAGACTTTCAAACGAACGGAAGTTCCTCTCTCCAAACTGAAGGTCGGACTGAAATGCGGGGGTTCGGACGGTCTGTCGGGCATTACAGCCAATCCGCTGGCGGGCCGCATTGCAGATACCATCACCGCTCACGGTGGCACAGCTCTGCTGACGGAGGTGCCGGAGATGTTCGGAGCCGAAACGATCCTGATGGACCGGGCAGCCGACGAACAGGTGTTTAAGGATATTACGGTGCTGATTAACAATTTTAAGCAATATTTCGTATCGCACGGACAGGAAATCTATGAAAATCCTTCTCCAGGGAATAAAGACGGCGGCATCACAACCCTGGAGGAGAAGTCACTGGGGTGCACTCAAAAAGGAGGAAATGCAACGGTGACCGATGTACTCCGTTACGGCGTGAGATCAACAAAGCCGGGGTTAAACCTGATCGAAGCGCCAGGCAATGATCTCGTATCGGTTACGGCCTTGGCTGCAGCGGGCGCCCATCTCGTCCTGTTCACAACGGGTAGGGGGACGCCGTTTGGCGGCCCGGTCCCCACCATCAAAATCGCGACCAATTCCGAACTGGCCGCTCGCAAAAAGCATTGGATTGATTTTAATGCAGGTGCTTTGCTGGAAGGCAAAAGCATGGAGGATCTCCATGAGGAACTCATGAATCGTATGGTCCAATTAGCCTCGGGTGTTGAACAGACGAGAAATGAACGCAATGGCTTCAGGGAAATATCCATTTTTAAGGATGGCGTCATTTTATAG
- a CDS encoding AraC family transcriptional regulator, whose amino-acid sequence MISSDTHTVTYGEEEGEFYYHRIHRTKPFERNNHYHGTYEVYYLVSGERNYFIKEKLYTIRAGDLILINKFDVHKTSGQGDPEHERIVINFSDSFLGKGHPLLASELLSMFNQDTPLLRLTVPEQAIIMQILNKMADEIREGSASYEYMLQVLLTELLIKTSRLTHSASLPAHISMNPLHQKITDVVKFIHAHYADKITLQQLSETFYISPFYLSRIFKEITGFTIINYLNLTRIREAQRLLTDTDLKIVDIAESIGFESLTHFDRTFKKLMKMTASKYRKRHSIP is encoded by the coding sequence ATGATATCCAGCGATACCCATACCGTAACCTACGGAGAAGAAGAAGGGGAATTTTACTACCATCGCATTCATCGCACAAAGCCCTTTGAACGAAATAACCATTATCATGGAACCTATGAAGTCTACTATCTGGTTTCAGGCGAGCGCAATTATTTTATCAAAGAAAAATTGTACACCATTCGGGCGGGAGACCTCATTCTCATCAATAAATTCGACGTTCATAAAACCTCGGGTCAAGGCGATCCGGAGCATGAACGTATCGTCATAAATTTTAGCGATTCTTTTCTGGGGAAAGGCCACCCCTTGCTGGCATCCGAATTGCTGAGCATGTTTAATCAGGATACGCCGCTGCTGCGTTTAACCGTTCCAGAGCAAGCAATCATCATGCAAATTTTGAATAAAATGGCCGATGAGATCAGAGAAGGCTCTGCTTCGTACGAATACATGCTGCAGGTACTGCTTACCGAGTTATTAATTAAAACCTCTCGGTTAACCCATTCCGCCTCGCTGCCTGCTCACATCTCCATGAACCCGCTCCATCAGAAAATCACGGACGTCGTTAAGTTTATTCACGCCCATTACGCAGACAAAATCACGCTGCAGCAATTATCTGAAACCTTCTACATCAGCCCGTTCTACCTGTCCCGGATATTCAAAGAAATTACGGGCTTTACGATCATTAACTATCTGAACCTCACCCGCATTCGCGAGGCACAGCGCCTTCTGACGGATACGGACCTGAAAATCGTGGACATCGCCGAATCGATCGGCTTTGAAAGCCTGACGCATTTTGACCGAACCTTTAAGAAACTTATGAAAATGACGGCAAGCAAATACCGCAAAAGGCACAGCATTCCGTGA